The window ATAACGTGTACGGTATATACAACATCACCGCCAAAtcacaaatcaaatcaaaactgAACTAGGTGCACCCGCATATCCTGAAGaaataatcaaaatggccaaagctcctcccaagagctaacagaagGATACGCTGTGACCAATCACATTGTCACGGAAGTGTCATGTTAATGGTTAACTCGGTATATCCTATATCTCTAAGGGTCTAAAGAAAATAGGTTTCACAGTTTTAAAAATCACTTGatacaaatatttcaaataaatagaacaattcataatttgtaaaatttctgaaaatcgcataataaatatttgagtaTCTCAAaacagaatttaaaaatattttcggAAATCAAAACCGCCAAACGGATAGCACAGAACAAATTTAGCAAATCGAGCGGATCAAAATAGGACagatcaaaattttttaatacCGAAAGGAGTAGCGCTGAATAAAAAGAATAGTTACCgtactaatcaaaataatttacttGTGAGAGGAATAGCTGAATAAATTTGGAACAAAAGTAAAACAGATTCTTTTATACTTTGGAATAaaactggaaaaaaaaaaggattttgAAATAGATTGTgagataattttcaaaaatcaaatcagtCAAAGTGAATTCGCGGAAGGAACATAGTAAAGGTAAAACGAATATAACGAGTTGTAACATGAATATCGCTGAATTAAACATGGTAGAATCCGTACAAAACGCTGAACAGAAAGGATCAAAACAGAGTAATCAAATTTACCTAACACTAATAAAAGCAGTGCTGAGTAAAAGAGAACGAAATCCGTACCTCGAAAATAGCACACTCAAAGACTAACGAACCTCGCAAGGGACCATGTAAACTCTCGAACCCCGACTTTATCTTAAACTCCAAATATCTCCATGATTTCAATCTGCTCAGACCAATAATCGACTGTTTTGACCCTCTAAAAGATGTTTTATGGAAAAACTCGAAACACAGAAGTCGTAGAGAACGAAAAGACCTTTCCGAAAAGGTAAGGATCACCAAAAAaaggagttataacgaatcgggaatTAAATAAAACGTCCGCTGATTCAGAACTAAAAGAGAAAACAGGATCTGATtaagttttgtaattttgagaATAGTTCGAAACATAATCTGAGAAAACATTatgaacgaaagttgtaggaaATAAAAAGAGTTTTCCGAAACATCAAAAATCATCGAATTCCGATACGAATTGAATTTGCTACGAATTTTACAAGATGTGAATATAGCCCTacgaatttttataataaatacgtAGAGAATGTTGGGTGGCTCTCAAAAGTGTATATAAAAATGAGGAAacacaatcaatatatataatcttgaaACCCTAATTCTAGACCTATCCATTATCCGAATACGAGTCTTATCCATATTCTAACTCCATCATCttggttcaattttaaatcctaattataatccaattttaatccccttttttattaatactaatttattaatattattctaaaaattaccAGATATCACGTTCTACCCTCCTTAAAAAGAATTTGATTCCCAAATTCCAAATCCTCCCAAATCTGCTCTCCAAAACCCATTTAAAGACAAAATACAtaactaatactccctctgtccctctcatttgtttacagttactattttgggatgtccctcttatttctttacattaccataaatagtaagttttctcatcattacacccactatcttcccccactatctcatatttaacaataaaaactactattacacccactaatttcctccactatctcaagtctattattaaatattgataggtcccaccactttacccacttttcatctaactttactcatttttcatacattgtcttggtctccgtgtccccctccaatgtaaacaattgagggggacggagggagtaattcccCACTCTTAATTATTATCAAAACTACGTATATTACATTTTCACTTTGCAAATAAAATATGCAGAGATTTTGAATAAACAGGAATTTGAATATGCTCTTcatataatcaataaatatCCTTAAAGATATAGGTTAAGTTATGGTAAATATGTTgtgctaaatttaaaaaaaaaattacgagGTAATTCTTTGTCGTACCATGACGAAGAATATATGAATGCTGAATGGACCTAATAAATCTCCGGAGTTCAACATGTTCCCTCCGTCCTTTTTCAATTGTCacatatgatttttgattaaatcatACATGATTTATTTGGGCTGAACTTTATGCAAATAAAATAGGCATTTGGAATATTTGTTAATCTATCAAATTGAaatctaaaatttttaaattatgaatatgaCCTATattaagtaaataaaatttactcattatattatattcacatgaaatttattttctgcAACCGTTTTGAATCATTTTAGTCTATTTGGTTTATCTTATTAgaaataagttatttatttgtgaaaaaatatattacttcaTGCATATGATGATATTAACACAAATTATCCTCTAAAAAAGAAAGTCATCGACGTGCATACttctttaaattatttatatgacatatgtttctataatttattataccatcaatatatctaaaaaccttctgtcaaaaaaaaaaaaatatatctaaaaaccACAAGTGTTTATATGAAATGTGGGTTAAGAAAAGCGCAGCACATTTAAATGACACTGGAATATATCTGCACATGTCACAACAACTTTATATAGCTGTAGAATTGAAAAAACTACCTAACTTGGTATTTACAGTATTGAGCCTTAAGTATGCATTAATCCTGATTATTGTTTGCAAGAACATGACCGTTGGTTTGggattaaaattctttttcagAACTATATACAAAAACTAATTTGAAGGATACAGGAGTGTCATTGTGCCAAACCTATGAGTTGCATGAGATTATCTCTTAATTGTATGACCAGCCCATATAGAGAAATCTAATATGATGGGCCAGTGATTTACAGGCCCATTCTTTATCGTAGCATGAAAATGCTGCACAAAACATTTTGCCCTCATAAAATGTACGTAGATGAGCTTTATTGATGCGCTAATGTGATTGGACCTCCAACGCACATAATTTCAGTCAAACAACATGTGGTTTATATCAATTCCTAATTTAACCTATCATCGCAATAACCTTATTTTATTCCCTTtgaaaaaactttattttattattatatttttctatttactcCTAGTTAAACTGCAAGATATCTGGTTTTCCACGTGGCATTTGCAGACCGCTTAAAtggttaaataataataatacagcGATGTGGTGGTTATTATTAATAACTGAATGGAAAATGAAGTAAGAGTCTGCCGCCactatactccttccgtccctctcatttctttaccgttactattttgggatgtccctctcatttctttacgttaccataaatagtaagttttttcatcattacacccactatcttctcccactatctcatatttaacaataaaaactactattacacccactactttccttcactatctcaaatctattattaaatattgatgggtcccaccactttattcacttttcacctaactttactcatttttcatacattgtcttggtctccgtgtccccctccaaagtaaacaattgagggggacggagggagtataattttagcGTCGCTTTCGAATCATCCGGTAATGGACTGGCACGTCTACGGCAGAAAGTTGTGTTTTTTACTTTGCAAATAAAAAATGCAGATTTTGAATAAACAGGTATTTGAAAATGCTCTTcatataatcaataaatatCTTTAAAGATATAGCTTAAGTTAGGGTAAATATGttgtgatatatataaaaattttccCGAGCTGATTCTTTGTCGGACGAAGGATATATGATTGCTGAATGGACGTAATAAATCTCTAGGCTTCAACCATCCTCTCTCGTCCCTTGTCAcatttgatttttgattaaattatacatGATCTGTTTTGCTTTTGATTAAATCATACATATCTGTTTGGGCTGAAATTTATGCGAATAAACTTGGTCAATTTTGAAATCCTAGGCAAAATTTGGAATATTTGTTAATCTATAAACTgaaatctaaaaattttaaattataaatatgacctatgttaagtaaataaaatttactcattatattatattcacatGAAATTTATTTTCCACAACAATTTTCAATCATTTTAGTCTATTTGGTATATCTTATTAgaaataagttatttatttgtgaaaaaatatattactccatgcaaataatgatatttaacaCAAATTATCCTTTAAAAAAGAAAGTCATCGTCGTGCATActtctttcaaatatttatatgaCATATCTCTATTTTGTTTCTACAATTTACTATACCATCAAAATATCTAACAATCATAATTATATGAAATGTGTGTAAACAAAAGTGCAGCACATATAAATGACACCGGAATATATCTGCACATGTCTCTGTGACTACAACTCATTTAGGTAATTTGATGATAAATCGGAAACATGCATGTCCACTTCTTGGCATCTGCAAAACATTTGAGTTCTTGTTTCAATTAGTTACTTCATAACAAGCAATTAGAGTACTAAATTATAGGAGTAAGCTTCATCTCAGTCTCACAGTAAAAGACACCAAAGAAACAAACATACCCTTATTGACAATACTTTACTTTTCCCAAAACCCTAGATCTATCTATTACATGTTGTTTTTATCTTAGCTCATATAGGTACATGTAAAAACAGCTATCTCTCACTCTATAgtgtatatataaaagaatTTGTGCCTCGACCGAGAGATCTTTATATGCATCTGAGAGAATCTTTCTTAGGTATTGAAAGTTGAAGCTTTTGAAGGTGTTGGAGAAGGGGAGAATATTCTTGTTTCACCAAGCTTCAACAGCTAAACTCCAAAGTTTATATAGTAAACAAATTTAGAAAGCAAAACATCATTAGATTATGATTAAGGGTTACCAGGAAAAGTCAGCCCACAAGTAGACGACCACCCCCACTTCCAAAAATTCACTGTCTTTGTCAGTTGGCTGTCCTTTTACcagtttcttcattattttttccTAAATCTGCACAATGTACATTACCAAGAATATAGCTTCATGCTCGTAAGATAGTATCATGTACAAATCCAGGTTCTTCTCACAAATTATTTTCTTCATAGCGGACAATTAGACCCTATTTCTTCATCAAAACCTAAGTCGATTAAGTTATGATTTTGAAGCATTATTCAAAAGAGTAGTGCTAGCTACATgaataaaaatgaatacaaaattCTACATAAAATTACATGACAATTGATGTGAGATGTTTTAATTCATGCTATTTATGTGAATACACCAGACCTATTCCAATTACAACTTAACACATGATATTCTGTAATTCTGCGAAAGATTATGTACCCAAATTTTGTACATGAGACATTTTtctattcaaaataaaatataaatgaacaaACATTGGAGTGTGAGAACTCAAACTTGATATCACTCCTTTAAACCCAGCCCTGATACATATCATGTTAAGTATTAAGTTAGATAAAATTCCGATtgaatcatatattatttaacaattatttgTTAGATCTAGCTCCATTATGTAAATATTGGATCAAATAGAACACTTACCTCATATAGATAATGAGCTGCATATCTCGATCTTTCACTCTGAGAGCCATTCTTTTCTGAAATTATTTTTCTGACTAAATTATATACCAGTATACCACAACAGATATTCTCAATGAGCCCGGGCTCGGctacacatatatttattcaCAAGCACATATAATTTCTCAATTTTCCACGTTAATTTTCGTCGTTTCTGTTGGATTTGCCTTCTTTGTTGACAGGTGGGCACGTGCATGGTGTTTTCCTTTACACTTTctctaaaagaaaaaaaaaatactgtaCATCTAGAACAAATTACCTTGACTAGCCAATAATTAAGATACGgtcataatattttaatttacttaATAAGATCACCGGAGATATAGATGCGAACCAAGCATCAATCTATCATCATAGAATATGACAATATGCTATCGCTTCAACTTTCAGAGATAGTCAGATAGATAATGTTTTGAAACCAATATGCTTTTTGATTTAACACCTCAAAAATTCCATTTTTGATTAGAAATAGATTTGTAATCAATTCGTAGTGTTCATGATAAGATTAAACGTCTATCTGATTAGACTGAAAAATCCAGATAACTACGACGTCTTAATTCTTTTCCAGAACAATTTGAGCGTGCCGCAGTTGTTTTTTTAGTAAATCGTAATGTGATTCGATGGCGCTACAACTCAACGATGGGCTGAACTTTAACTCGCATGATACAAAATTTTACCTAATTTAACTCGTGTAACTAAATTTAACAAATGGATCGGAGTTCGAGTATACGATTTATACTGAGTTATGTATCAACTCAGTTAAACTTGTCATACTGGATTTAGGTCTTCTCGGCCTAGTTCATGCAGGTTGGTCTTAATAGATTAGCTGTGGTCGTGTGGctgcctttttcttcttctatgTCTATAATTTCTCTTTTTATTTTCCACATACTAATAATCTAGCATGTAGctgatatattcacataatttcTTGGAAGataggaaaaaaaatgaaatgaaacaaaaagGTGAAGAAATTATGGGATAATCATTCCAAGGGGAAAGGTATGGAGGGTAACTTTTGTGCAGGGCTCATCATATTTGTCATCATGCACCTCGATCATCGGCCACCTCCTTCAACTTTCACTTTTCACTGTCTCccatgaaatattattttttattcggaCCAAAAGCAAGTTAAAGACTTCACTATGACTACAAAACAATCCAGCCATCCATTTCTCATCACATAGTCGATCTCTTACAGTCTTGATACTTAATTAGGTACTACTTATTCTCTGCTGTTTTCTCTTAATATCATTTCTTAACACTCCCCTTGATTTGAGAGAGAcaggcagagagagagagagagagagtggagatagagagagagagagagagagagagagagagttcttGAGGTATCAGCTTCTGAAGCTAGCTAGGGTTGACAGAATAACAAAAGGTACTCTATCTTTGATTGCCTTTCTAGAGGTACTCTTTGATTTCATATACTTTGTATGTACAAACTTATCTAAGCTGATACTTTATCTTTCTTGCAGAAGAAAACAAGCTGAAGATGTTAGAACAAATGGCAGATGAAGCGATCTCCAGTAGTTTCATCCAAAACCAAATTGATGAAAGCAATCCTCCTCCTGCTAAGAAGAAAAGAAATCTCCCAGGCACCCCGGGCAAGCCTCGCAACTCTCTCTTCGTTCTTTATTTGTTCAAGTCAATTCTTTTCAACcgactgatatatatatatatgatctaaTCACCTATATGCTTAGAATTGATAAATAGAGATCGATAGATGTTCATGTACTTATCTTagtgtaatattaatattcataACAGATCCGGAAGCCGAAGTCATCGCCTTGTCACCGAAGACTCTCATGGCAACCAACAGATTCTTATGTGAGATATGTGGGAAGGGGTTTCAAAGAGATCAAAATTTGCAGCTCCACAGGCGAGGCCACAATTTACCATGGAAGCTGAAGCAAAGGACTAGCAAGGAAGTGCGTAAGCGCGTTTACGTGTGCCCTGAGAAGAGCTGTGTCCACAACCATCCTTCAAGGGCTCTCGGAGACCTCACTGGGATCAAGAAACACTATTGCCGAAAGCATGGGGAGAAGAAGTGGAAGTGTGAGAAGTGCGCCAAGCGATACGCTGTGCAGTCAGATTGGAAAGCACACTCGAAAACCTGCGGCACTAGGGAATACAAATGTGATTGTGGCACTATATTCTCCAGGCAATCATCTATAATTCTATATACATCTCCTTCGTCTAAGTTTTATTGAATtatgataatttatttatttatttatgctaACTACCTAgctatatatatgaagatatgCACATAATCTAACATAAATCCAAGACTAGAAGCTATAGGTAAGCAGTTATTAATCATGGCAcacagtgtgtgtgtgtgtttttactTCAACTTTCTTCTGTTAAGTGTGaccaagctctgataccatgttaagtgaccgATTCTCcaaaaaccttaaggtgttaggaggaacgcttaccaggatcatattgtattctaacattTTCTGTTAATATTGTTGTTCTTGAAGAGCCTTACAAGATTTATATTGAATCAGGGTGTTTTTAATGTGTGGACACAAGTAAAGAGAGAGGGTCCTAGTATTGTGTGAAGGGTCAAGAAATTTGAATCATCAGGCctataatatatctttaaatatTTCTTGGCAGTTGTTCAAGACGATATCTAGCTAGCTATGTAGTATCATgctaattaaataatctataaATTTCTCGTATTTTGTTATGGACAACTGCTGCTGCtggaataatattatttgaaattaaatccATCTCTGGTGATTTGCAGGCGTGATAGCTTCATCACCCACAGAGCATTTTGTGAAGCTCTAGCCGAAGAAACGGCCAGAGTCACAGCTGCAACATCCAGCATCAACAATTCAACGTTGCCGAATATGAATTATCATTTCATGGGATCCGCTTCGCTAGGCCAAAACACAGCACAGCATTTCAGTTCTATATTTGAGCCAGTTATCTCAAACAACCATGAGATATTCACTGATCCAATCCGACAAGCTGGACTTTCGTTGTGGATGGGCCACGACAGCACACAAAGTAGTCACACCGCGCCCATGAACAATAATCTCCAGCCATTGTTCAGTGATCCGAAATCAAATTATCAGTTCAATTGGGCTAGTACTGGAAACAATAGGATCAGTATCCCTAGTCCTTTTGACGAACATCAAACGACTAGTATTGCAAGCAGTACAAATGCACTTCCAGTAGTGAATAAGGATGTTGGAAATCAACTAGTGAGCATTCCTTCCTTGTACAGCAGCCAGAACATGACGGACCAATGCACACACTCTGCAACTATGTCTGCGACAGCATTACTTCAGAAAGCTGCACAGATTGGTGCAACTTCCACGGATCCATCGTTCTTGGAAAGCATTGGATTAAAGCGTAGTAACATGAATCATGTCCAAGATGGGAGCAAGTTCTTTGGATTATTTGGCACAAATTTAATGACAACAACCAATCTTGGAATTAGTACCACTGCTGATCAGGTTAATGAACATCTCTCAAATCTGAATCATCATCTGTATCCCTCAAAGCGGCGACACATACAACAGGATCAAGACAGTTCTGGATCAGGCGAGACAAGAGATTTTCTAGGTGTGGGTGCACGATCAATCTGCCATACACCTTCAATTAACGGATGGATTTGATCTTATCCGGTACTTCTTGCTGAAGTCAATAAAGTCTTGACTGAAAACAACTAGTTGAAGTCAGATATCAGCTAGTTGTGACATGGAAAGCAAAATTTACAAGGTTTGCATAGAAGAAAAAGGGTAATGATCTTAAGTTGAGTGCATGGTGGTTCGATCATGGGACCTAAAAGTTGTGCTTTAAGAAAACCTATCTTGGAGGTAAAGAATATTAGAGATCCATGCATATTCTCCTAAACCCTAAATCATGAAGCTGTTACATTTACTTTAAGGGGTGGTGGATAgctttttgttttttcattaaAGAAAGTGAGTAGTGGGACTGGGGGCAAAGCAAGAGAAGTCCTTTTGAACTCAATTATTGCTTTTTTATATCTTTCAATCTGCTTTTCAATTGTTTTCTTTTCAGCTCCttggaatataaaataaatttcagtGGCAAATTATAAAGGCTGGATTCTTCTTTGATCAATAGCCTTAGCCCTAACTGATCACCTACTTTTAGTTCTTATATATAGCTTTAGTTCTTTTCTTCGCCCTGCTGCTAGCAACTTGTACAATGTGTATGATCTGCAAGTCTGCAACTTCTATTTTTCACTGGTTTCTGATATCGTAAACTTGTAATCAACTCAAGAGCAATGTCTTCGGGTAAAATTTATAGACAGATGTGATATTCAATTAGTGTACAGAGTGATCCAACAATTTCTCCAGGAATCAAATTAAACTTTTGCAAAACAGACAGATTTTCGCAGTTTTCCACATCTAGCAAATATAGTGGAAGCTGAAATGACCCGTGCACGTAGCTCTGTCCATTTTAGGATATGTGACTCTCATGGACAATCTATAACTGCAGTCTGCACAAGTACGATTCAACATAAGCATAATTATGTGTGTGCCTCAGTCTGCGTAATTGGTCCATTTTTATGCTTGATTGAACTCTGGTATAGTGGTATGTGTCTTAAGTGTGGTCCTCTGTCAGTGGACGCTCTCGTGTGCAGACCCCCCTTTAATTTGAGGGTGTTGGCCTGGGTGTCACATATTTGATGAAGATGACCTCAAATATATACCAGTGCCGGAGAAGATGCCTGACATATCATTTTGTAATCCAAAATGCTAAATCGTACGACGTTTATCCTCTTTTCCTTGTTAACCGACACAATCTAGCGTTTTGAGATACTAAATGTTATTTCATGTAGCGTTTTACTCCTGAAACGTCATATTGTGTTACATTTTGCAGTGATTTTTAGACCTAAACGCAACACATTCTAGcgttttctttcaaaaatcaaaatactaGATAATCCGACGTTAATAAATGGTATTTTGAGTCATTTCCGTCAACTCTACTATTGTGGAATTACTCGTGTGTTTTGTAGCATATGGACCTTTTCTCTTAATTTGAAACTTATTCAGATACAGTAGTATTGTCACTGTAGGAGTATCATCTGATCATACAGCATGTAGCTAGGCTAGCTAGTACAAGTGACAACATATAAAATACAAACACCACTTTTGATTTCCTCTGAATTCTGATGATGAGGTTGATTTAGAATTAGTGGAAACAACACAATCCAAGGGCTCAGATGCAGCAAAACCTGCAATAAGAACTACAATGTGGACGTTTGCAATGCGGGctggctttttattattaaagaggATGTTGATACAACTCCACTAGGCCAAAATTGCATGGCCTGTAAAGTATATATGAGACTGATGAATGCacaattgcatatatatatgggtcatgGCTGACTTTTCCTAGTCCATCTATTTGCAATATGTTATCTTGTATTTAGCCACACACATTGGAGAAAAAGTAGTAGTGTCTTTTTACATTATTGCAGATTCATATCTATTGACTATCCTACTCATAAGAATAGCAAAGTACGAGGGTTTTTGGTTTTGTTCATAGTGGAAATAAATaaagtttttcttcaaaaatatttgagtcacaattttttaataaatcgggTTTTAAAAGAGAGCGGGTGATGAGTAATCAACTTAAACAGCTCCCTAACTGTTGGACCCCGGAAGTGAACCACttgtattttca of the Daucus carota subsp. sativus chromosome 4, DH1 v3.0, whole genome shotgun sequence genome contains:
- the LOC108217903 gene encoding zinc finger protein MAGPIE, whose translation is MLEQMADEAISSSFIQNQIDESNPPPAKKKRNLPGTPDPEAEVIALSPKTLMATNRFLCEICGKGFQRDQNLQLHRRGHNLPWKLKQRTSKEVRKRVYVCPEKSCVHNHPSRALGDLTGIKKHYCRKHGEKKWKCEKCAKRYAVQSDWKAHSKTCGTREYKCDCGTIFSRRDSFITHRAFCEALAEETARVTAATSSINNSTLPNMNYHFMGSASLGQNTAQHFSSIFEPVISNNHEIFTDPIRQAGLSLWMGHDSTQSSHTAPMNNNLQPLFSDPKSNYQFNWASTGNNRISIPSPFDEHQTTSIASSTNALPVVNKDVGNQLVSIPSLYSSQNMTDQCTHSATMSATALLQKAAQIGATSTDPSFLESIGLKRSNMNHVQDGSKFFGLFGTNLMTTTNLGISTTADQVNEHLSNLNHHLYPSKRRHIQQDQDSSGSGETRDFLGVGARSICHTPSINGWI